The following coding sequences are from one Streptomyces sp. NBC_00536 window:
- a CDS encoding SDR family NAD(P)-dependent oxidoreductase: protein MTGGAQGIGWAVTRLLARAGAHVYVADICERNLHEARQRLAGCPGGDRIRLARVDVTDQDQVRDWTTQAVQDHGRIDVLVNNAAFVRWQDFHESNSQDALLMMRTGYDAMVHTVAAVLPYLREQRGGHIVNMGSSLSRVRAKGPAAAYVATKAAVEAFTEVTRLELADHGIRVTLVRPGLVAGTDFFRRHVPSDRLPRFADHLPPCTPEQVAAAIGRALAKGTDTVDIPAWLPLSYGLHQMSPRAFRRLAALGGPARRDFGHPHAPRPRRSGMPQPSPTSRTTT, encoded by the coding sequence GTGACGGGCGGCGCCCAGGGAATCGGCTGGGCCGTCACACGGCTGCTGGCCAGGGCGGGCGCGCACGTCTACGTCGCCGACATCTGCGAGCGGAATCTTCACGAGGCCCGGCAGCGGCTCGCCGGCTGCCCGGGCGGTGACCGAATCCGCCTCGCCCGGGTCGATGTCACCGACCAGGACCAGGTGCGGGACTGGACGACCCAGGCCGTACAGGACCACGGGCGCATCGACGTGTTGGTCAACAACGCGGCGTTCGTCCGCTGGCAGGACTTCCACGAGTCGAACTCCCAGGACGCACTGCTGATGATGCGTACCGGATACGACGCGATGGTCCACACCGTGGCCGCCGTACTCCCGTACCTGCGTGAGCAGCGCGGCGGGCACATCGTGAACATGGGGTCCTCGCTCAGCCGAGTGCGCGCGAAAGGGCCGGCGGCGGCCTACGTGGCGACGAAGGCCGCCGTGGAAGCCTTCACCGAAGTGACCCGCCTGGAACTGGCCGACCACGGGATCAGGGTCACCCTGGTACGCCCGGGGCTCGTCGCGGGGACGGACTTCTTCCGCCGTCATGTCCCCTCCGACCGCCTGCCGCGCTTCGCCGACCACCTGCCCCCGTGCACCCCCGAGCAAGTGGCCGCAGCCATCGGACGGGCCCTGGCCAAGGGCACGGACACCGTCGACATCCCGGCCTGGCTGCCCCTCTCGTACGGCCTCCACCAGATGAGCCCGCGCGCGTTCCGCCGGCTGGCCGCTCTCGGCGGGCCCGCCCGCCGCGACTTCGGACACCCGCACGCACCCCGTCCCCGGCGATCCGGCATGCCCCAGCCGTCGCCCACGAGCAGGACCACCACATGA
- a CDS encoding acetoacetate decarboxylase family protein: MTLPQDEQQSLPSPPSFPPAPWRMSGRMWMGLFPVPRLPPVPGGLSVVLPRHLLVAAIRYLDGDLRYNEFVIASAVRSGFRVGAFIHHIWVDNAISQEGGRHIWGLDKQLANFQWTDQQVRITSDQGLRVTMAAHPGRRATLPLLMPLPAFAPRRGQLTYALAPVRLHAGPTQLSLTDWPAALPTLSRTTTRIALQSPRFRVAVPAPHPVNDR; this comes from the coding sequence ATGACCCTGCCGCAGGACGAGCAGCAGAGCCTTCCGAGCCCCCCGAGCTTCCCGCCGGCCCCGTGGCGCATGTCCGGCAGGATGTGGATGGGCCTTTTCCCCGTGCCCCGCCTTCCCCCGGTGCCCGGCGGGCTTTCCGTAGTCCTGCCCCGACACCTCCTGGTCGCCGCGATCCGCTACCTCGACGGGGACCTGCGCTACAACGAGTTCGTCATCGCGAGCGCGGTGCGCTCCGGCTTCCGGGTGGGCGCCTTCATCCATCACATCTGGGTCGACAACGCCATCTCCCAGGAGGGCGGCCGCCACATCTGGGGGCTGGACAAACAGCTGGCCAACTTCCAGTGGACCGACCAGCAGGTGCGCATCACCAGCGACCAGGGCCTACGGGTCACGATGGCAGCCCACCCCGGGCGACGCGCCACGCTGCCCCTGCTGATGCCCCTGCCGGCCTTCGCCCCGCGACGCGGGCAGCTCACCTACGCCCTCGCCCCGGTGCGCCTGCACGCCGGCCCCACACAGCTGTCCCTCACCGACTGGCCCGCGGCGCTCCCCACTCTGAGCAGAACCACCACCCGGATCGCCTTGCAGTCACCGCGTTTCCGTGTGGCCGTCCCCGCACCCCACCCGGTCAACGACCGTTGA
- a CDS encoding HAD-IB family phosphatase, with the protein MPPADPGPRRPAPPAAGTTRLPPVRAVVCDVDHTLTPKSSVVELSRALAAPIGEVTALYRGYQCGQLTHEETRTRLLELWTRGGLASRITVETVFHQLPIKDDALRLAAALAARGLPLCLITSSAQLYADIMTRRLDAACGYGNGRLLFDTAGNLEDVDFTRDTADLKLLQLAQFTTDHDLEPTEVIAVGNGSNDLLLFDATRRGVLVTTTTSTRHSAHAWATVRHLDEVITLIDTEQ; encoded by the coding sequence ATGCCCCCAGCCGATCCCGGTCCGCGCCGCCCTGCGCCCCCCGCCGCCGGGACCACCCGGCTGCCGCCGGTGCGGGCTGTCGTCTGCGACGTCGACCACACCCTCACCCCGAAGAGTTCCGTCGTCGAACTCAGCCGCGCCCTCGCCGCGCCCATCGGTGAAGTAACCGCCCTCTACCGCGGATACCAGTGCGGACAACTCACCCACGAAGAGACCCGCACCCGGCTCCTGGAACTGTGGACCCGCGGCGGCCTTGCGAGCCGTATCACCGTCGAGACCGTCTTCCATCAGCTGCCGATCAAGGACGACGCCCTTCGCCTGGCCGCAGCCCTCGCCGCGCGCGGCCTGCCCCTGTGCCTGATCACCAGCTCCGCACAGCTTTACGCCGACATCATGACCCGCCGCCTTGACGCCGCCTGCGGATACGGAAACGGCCGGCTCCTCTTCGACACCGCAGGCAACCTCGAAGACGTCGATTTCACCCGGGATACCGCGGACCTCAAACTCCTCCAGCTCGCCCAGTTCACCACCGATCATGATCTGGAGCCGACCGAGGTCATCGCCGTGGGCAACGGGAGCAACGACCTCCTCCTGTTCGACGCCACCCGCCGCGGAGTCCTCGTCACGACCACCACCTCCACCCGCCACAGCGCGCACGCCTGGGCGACGGTCCGCCACCTCGACGAAGTCATCACCCTGATCGACACCGAACAGTAG
- a CDS encoding EF-hand domain-containing protein: MNGTTGVLEQKLRRFFAMLDLDGDGRLTEDDALAIADRLAAAFDVQDTAKITRLRSALSDFWRKDLAIMAADGSGSVNVSEFVAGMPKALGNDRAGVLERLTAMVAGWMDIADTDGNGLIDEDEYVTMFSKTVGASPADLKVAFAKLDRDGNGTLDREEIRRATEEYGTSEDPQAPGNWLLGPL; this comes from the coding sequence ATGAATGGCACGACAGGGGTTCTGGAACAGAAGCTGCGCCGTTTCTTCGCGATGCTGGACCTCGACGGAGACGGCCGCCTGACCGAGGACGATGCCCTCGCCATCGCCGACCGGCTCGCCGCCGCCTTCGACGTCCAGGACACCGCGAAGATCACCCGGCTTCGCAGCGCGCTGAGCGACTTCTGGCGCAAGGACCTGGCGATCATGGCCGCCGACGGCAGCGGCTCGGTGAATGTCTCGGAATTCGTCGCCGGCATGCCCAAGGCCCTGGGCAACGACCGCGCGGGTGTCCTGGAGCGGCTGACCGCGATGGTGGCCGGATGGATGGACATCGCCGACACCGACGGCAACGGCCTCATCGACGAAGACGAGTACGTCACCATGTTCTCCAAGACCGTGGGTGCCTCACCGGCGGACCTGAAGGTGGCCTTCGCGAAGCTGGACCGGGACGGCAACGGCACCCTGGACCGCGAGGAGATCCGCCGGGCCACCGAGGAGTACGGCACCAGCGAGGACCCGCAAGCCCCGGGCAACTGGCTCCTCGGCCCCCTGTAA
- a CDS encoding family 2 encapsulin nanocompartment cargo protein terpene cyclase → MDSVAGALPTGQGGGSFPLGPRGLGTSAARIVQNAPTEPQDISVPPPSRPTAVRRWTGHWTASAPAPAPGPAATEASTPLGVSLYCPRPVRVDEPLGAEVNERLLTWVRRVGIFPGRLDAVRACNYGRYAMLIHPDCDDPDRLLLAAQCMAALFAVDDYYCDDERTGSDTALVGNRLTLAQSALDPAHLVGGWEYQEQLERALTSDPVLVALRSYIDNVASIATPAQVGRVRHETVAMFVAMNGEAGWRTTKTTPAVWEYLAARQVNSFLPCMTLIDVIGGYELPATLYNHPPVRRATMLAASASIILNDLYSMAKESEPGIGDGGLPDVIAAEQGCTTHEAVRLSAAYHDELVREFETAHRELTTTIPSPHLWRYLTGLHSWLGGNHEWHATTGRYATGTRDRGV, encoded by the coding sequence ATGGATTCGGTGGCTGGGGCGTTACCGACCGGGCAGGGTGGAGGGTCGTTCCCGCTGGGCCCCCGGGGGCTGGGGACTTCGGCCGCTCGTATCGTTCAAAACGCGCCGACGGAACCCCAGGACATCAGCGTCCCACCCCCATCTCGGCCCACGGCAGTACGCCGTTGGACAGGGCACTGGACTGCTTCGGCGCCGGCGCCGGCGCCCGGGCCTGCGGCGACGGAGGCTTCCACGCCCCTGGGGGTGTCGCTGTACTGCCCGAGGCCGGTGCGGGTGGACGAGCCTCTGGGAGCCGAGGTCAACGAACGGCTCCTCACGTGGGTGCGGCGCGTGGGGATCTTCCCCGGCCGCCTTGACGCGGTCCGCGCGTGCAACTACGGGCGCTACGCCATGCTCATCCATCCCGACTGCGACGATCCCGACCGGCTCCTGCTGGCCGCGCAGTGCATGGCGGCCCTGTTCGCGGTGGACGACTACTACTGCGACGACGAGCGCACCGGATCGGACACCGCCCTGGTGGGAAACCGTCTCACTCTCGCCCAGAGCGCCCTGGACCCCGCTCACCTGGTGGGCGGCTGGGAATACCAGGAGCAGCTTGAGCGGGCACTCACCTCGGATCCCGTCCTGGTCGCGCTGCGTTCCTACATCGACAACGTCGCGAGCATCGCCACCCCCGCCCAGGTGGGCAGGGTCCGCCACGAGACCGTGGCCATGTTCGTGGCCATGAACGGCGAAGCCGGCTGGCGGACCACGAAGACGACCCCCGCGGTGTGGGAGTACCTGGCGGCACGGCAGGTCAACAGCTTCCTGCCGTGCATGACGCTCATCGACGTGATCGGCGGATACGAACTGCCCGCCACCCTCTACAACCACCCGCCGGTACGCCGGGCAACCATGCTGGCGGCCAGCGCGAGCATCATCCTCAACGACCTCTACTCGATGGCCAAGGAGTCCGAACCCGGCATCGGCGACGGCGGACTACCCGACGTCATCGCCGCCGAACAAGGCTGCACCACCCATGAAGCGGTCCGCCTGAGCGCCGCGTACCACGACGAACTCGTCCGCGAATTCGAAACCGCACACCGCGAACTCACCACCACGATCCCCTCGCCACACCTCTGGCGCTACCTCACCGGACTCCACTCATGGCTCGGCGGGAACCACGAATGGCACGCCACCACGGGCCGCTACGCCACAGGAACCCGCGACCGCGGTGTGTGA
- a CDS encoding GntR family transcriptional regulator, producing MALKRTSLPRTAEAVALAELRDAIVRGDLPAGAPIRQSAAAEELGLSVIPVREALKTLAGEGIVTYVPQRGYTVTELSPRGVDDIFRMRELLEGEAERNASGQLRPEDVAAMRVALDDQRAAVAAVDVPGVIAGNRRFHFALLDHCDNEWLLRFVRQLWEALEPHRALSYRRAAVAGDLARAEAILAEHDGIVTAFEGGDTALALRLLADHRSGGLMDFHRLLASAGN from the coding sequence GTGGCACTGAAACGAACCTCTCTCCCGCGCACGGCCGAGGCCGTGGCCCTCGCCGAGCTGCGCGATGCGATCGTCCGCGGCGATCTGCCCGCCGGCGCTCCGATCCGCCAGTCCGCGGCCGCGGAGGAGCTGGGGCTGAGCGTCATCCCCGTGCGCGAGGCCCTCAAGACGCTGGCGGGCGAAGGCATCGTGACCTATGTTCCGCAGCGCGGGTACACGGTCACCGAGCTCAGTCCGCGCGGCGTGGACGACATCTTCCGCATGCGGGAGCTCCTGGAGGGCGAGGCGGAGCGGAACGCCTCAGGTCAGCTGCGTCCCGAGGACGTCGCCGCCATGCGCGTCGCGCTGGACGACCAGCGCGCCGCCGTCGCGGCCGTCGACGTGCCGGGCGTCATCGCCGGTAACCGGCGATTCCACTTCGCGTTGCTCGACCACTGTGACAACGAATGGCTCCTGCGCTTCGTGCGCCAGCTCTGGGAAGCCCTGGAGCCCCACCGCGCCCTGTCCTACCGGCGCGCGGCCGTCGCCGGAGACCTCGCCCGGGCCGAGGCGATCCTCGCCGAGCACGACGGCATCGTCACCGCCTTCGAGGGCGGCGATACCGCTCTGGCGCTGAGACTTCTGGCCGACCACCGATCCGGGGGCCTCATGGACTTCCACCGGCTGCTGGCCTCCGCCGGGAACTGA